In Candidatus Electrothrix scaldis, the genomic window GCTGGCCCCAGAGAGGCACTCTGGCATGCTCTCATACGGAAGAACTACGGGTGTAGCCATTTCATAGTCGCAGCAGACCACGGCGACCCCTTTGCAGACACCAATATCGATCTTTTTTATCCCCAGGGAGAAGCCCAGCAACTTGTTGCCTCCTTAGCCGCAGATACTGGCATTGAAATGGTTCCAGAACGAGCAATGGGCTATGCGGAACAACGAGGAAAATATGTCTATCTCGCAGAAACCCCTGATGAAGAGGTCAAGAATATTACCTCTAAGGAGCTCAAACGACGTCTGGAGCAAGGAGAGAACATACCGGAATGGTTTTCCTTTCCCAATGTGGTTGCTGAACTACGCCGTTCCTTTCCACCACGTTCAAAACAGGGATTCACTGTCTTTCTTACCGGCCTGTCCGGTTCAGGAAAATCAACCATTGCCAAGGTATTAATGGTTCGTTTCATGGAAATGCGTGATCGACCTGTCACCCTGCTGGATGGCGATATTGTTCGCAAAAATCTCTCCTCAGAACTCACATTTTCCGAGGAACATCGCAACCTCAATGTGACTCGAATCGGCTTTGTGGCCAGCGAGATCACCAAGAACGGCGGCATTGCCCTCTGCGCACCCATTGCACCCTACGAGGAACCCCGCCAGGAGAATCGACGCCTGATCAGTCGATACGGCGGCTATATCGAGGTGCATATTGCCACCCCCCTGGAGGTCTGCGAGCAGCGTGACCGCAAAGGCCTCTACGAAAAGGCTCGGGCAGGCCTGGTTAAGGGGGTGACCGGCATCTCTGATCCCTACATTCCGCCAAGCAACCCGGAAATCGTGATTGACACCTCAAAAATGACCCCGGCCGAAGCTGTGCAGGAGATCTTTCTTTATCTTGAAGAACAGGGATATATTCGCTAGGCATTGCCAGCTCCCAAACGATCATATTGTTTTGAGTTTCAGGCAAGAATATGCTATATCCTACCTAGTGGTCCCCATAACCACAACCCCACTAGATGACACGGTTCTTTTACTCTCAGTCTCCCTTCATTGTTGAAAATTTTGTAAAATGATGGCAGGCAGTTTATGAGGAACCTTTGTTGTTTGATATTGCTCTGCCAGCGAGTAAGAACGTATGAACCTAAATAGCTTTATCTGTACCTTCAGTTTCTTGATAGCCGTAGCCTTTGTCAATATTTTACCAGAGATCTGCTCTGCTCAAGAATCTGACCTCAAAGCAAAAAAACCTCTCGCCTCCTATCTTGAGCAGGCCCTGGCCAATAATGATTCCCTCCAGGCTATGCGTGCTAAACTACGAGCAATCTCCTACAAAATCCCCCAAGCAGGGGTCCTTCCCGACCCCAAGCTTGCTGTTCAGTATTATCTTGAGCCCATAGAAACCAGAACCGGCCCCCAGCAAGCAGCCCTAGGTATAACGCAAGGCCTGCCTTGGTTCGGGAAGCTTGCTCTGCTTCGGAAACTTGCTGACCACGACCAGGTCATTGCCGGGGCTGAACTTGCGGCCACAGAGCTTGATGTGGCTCGCCAAGTGAAAGAGACGTATATTGCGTACTGTTTTCTGGGCCGATCACAGCAGATTTTTACCGACAACCTAGAGTTACTCCAATACCTTGAAGGCATTGCCCGTGATCGCTATACCGGTGGCAAAGCAACCTATTTTGATGTACTCAAGGTACAGACTGAACTGGCACAAACCCGGGAAAAGGTGCGCACCTTACAAGATAAGACCTCCTATCTCCGTGTTCAGCTGAATAATCTCCTTGGAACAGACCCGGAACTGGCTCGTCCTATTCCTGACACAGTCCCTGAGCTGGCCCTGAAAAAGAAAGAACATGTCATCTACAAGCTCGCCCTTGAGCATTCGCCTTTGCTGACCGCTGCCCAGGAACGTATTGCCAAGACACAGACAGGCACGGCTTTGACAGAGAAAGATTTCTTCCCGGACTTCCAGGTCTCACTCAAGACTCTCTTCACAGGCTCGGCTGAATACGGCAATCCACCGGATAGTGGCTCTGACCCCATTATTGCCGGAGTAAGCATGAATATCCCCCTGTTCCGGGAACGCCGCCATGCCAGGGTAGCTGAACAGAAAGAAGCTCTTCAAAGTGCCCAGGCTCTACAGGCTGAACAGAAGCGAGGAATACACAACCGCATTGAGCAGGCTCTCTATACCTATCAAGATGCGGAACATCGAGTCGCCCTGTACAGAGAAGAACTCCTGCCCAAGGTCAGACAGCAACTCGAAGTGGCTGTGAGCGGGTTCCAAAGCGGCAAGAATTCTATCCTGGAGATTATTGATGCAGAAAAAAGCTTATTGGGATTTGAACTCGCTGAAAGCCGAGCTTTGACAGACAAGGCCATTGCCCTTGCCAAACTGGAGGCGCAAACAGGGATCATCTTAGCTGATTGGCGGGGAAACGAAGAATAGGTTGTAGGGGTGAACCTATGTGTTCGCCCTTGTTATACCGGGCACGGCATGCCGTTGCCCCTACAGCATAATGCAGGCTGCCGGAACAGCTCCCAATGCCTGTTATATTAACAACATAAATATCAAGGAGTCTGTTATGCGTATTATGAAATCATTCAATATTACTGGTCTTTGCCTTTTTCTGCTTTTATGCTTTGCAGGAAGCGTTTTTGCTGCTCCTCAAACCAAATGTCCGGTTATGGGCGGTGATATAAATAAAGAAATCTATGCTGATTACGAGGGGAAACGCATCTATTTCTGCTGCCCTGCATGTATTCCTGCATTTGAAAAAGATCCGGAAAAATACCTTGCCAAGCTGAAAGAGATGGACATGGAGCCAGCAGATATCCCTGCAGAAGACGAAGGCAATGATGCAGCACCGGCAGAGCATGATGCAAACCACGAAGGTCATGCTGAACACGCCCAATAACCCTCACCCTGCAACCGTCCCGGCCTGCCGCGCCGGGATGGCATGAGACTGGACAGTGAAAACCAAAAACCGACCACGTTTTCGGCCAACATCTCCGACCATTTTCAGATAAGTTCAGACAAGAGATCACGAGGAAAATATCATGCAGGCTCTGTTGCGTTACCTGATCATTCTCATCTGCTGTGGGCTTTTTTTCATTTCAGGGCCATCCTTTGCAGAACAAACAGATCAGCACAAAAATCCTGCTGAGCAACATGAGCAGGGGCCGGAAACCGTCTGGACCTGCTCTATGCATCCGCAGATTCAGTTGCCGGAGTCCGGCCAATGCCCTCTCTGCTTTATGGACCTGATTGAGGTGGAAAAGCAGAGCAACGAGGAACGCCTCAGCCTCCGCCAGATCTCCCTGGACCATCAGGCAAGGAAACTGGCAGAGATCGATGTGCAGCCAGTCACCCGGGGCAATAAGGAAAGCGATGCGACTGTCCAGATCTTCGGTCGGATTGATTATGATGAAACCAGGGTCAGCACCATCACTTCCTGGGTGGATGGTCGAATCGACAAGCTCTTTGTCGATTATACCGGTGCCAGCGTACAACGTGGTCAGGCCGTGGCTGAGGTCTACAGTCCAAATTTGTTCACGGCCCAGGCAGAGCTTATTCAGGCTGCCAAAGAGTACGAACGTACCCGACAGTCCGGCAATGAACTGGTCAAAAAGATGTCCGCCCGGACCCTGGAAGCAAGCCGGGAGAAGTTGCACCTCCTGGGCATCGGGAAAAAACAGATCCAGTCTCTAGAGGCACAGACCCAACCCACCCGTGACATCCCCCTCACCGCCCCTTTAGCCGGTATCGTCATAGAAAAACATGTCAACGAGGGCATGTATGTCAAAACCGGCAATCCGGTCTACACCCTGGCTGATCTGGCCCAGGTCTGGGTGATCCTTGAAGTGTATGAAACTGATCTTCATGCTGTCAGCATGGGCCAGAAAGTCGGCTTTACCGTAGAGGCCTACCCTGGCACGGAATTCCAGGGCAAGGTGGTCTATATTGACCCGCTGGTCGACAAGAAGAATCGGACCGTGCGCGTCCGCCTCAATGCTGAGAACAAAAAAGGAAAACTGAAGCCCGGCATGTTTGTTCGGGCGGAGCTGGTCGCTCCAACAGAAAAACAAGGCCAGGCACCGCTACTGATCCCGGCCTCAGCCCCCTTACTCACCGGCAAACGGGCCTTGGTCTATGTCCAGGTACCAGACGAACCAGGCACCTACATCGGGCGTGAGATCGTGCTCGGTTCACGACGCGGAGGATTTTACGAGATACGAAGCGGCTTGAAAGAAGGCGAGCTGGTGGTTGTTCGCGGCAATTTCAAGATTGATTCCGCCATCCAACTCCAGGCCCGTCCCTCCATGATGAATCCCTATAGTGGGAGAAGTGGAGACAAACAAGACAATGCCTTTCCTGAGCTGTTCACCTCCCGGCTTGACCTCTTAAACCAGGATTTTGTCGCATTTTCCCGAGAGATCCACAAGCAGGATGGAGGGCAATATCGCTCAACCTTGCAGGGCTTCAAACGGACGCTCTCAGCCATTACTGAAGATGGGCTCAAAGAAGAGGAGCGACTGAGCTGGCAGGAATTTGCCATGCTCCTGAAAAACGACCTTATCCTTCTTCAGGAAGCAGAAGACGCTCAAGAAGCGCAACGGATCTACGTGGAGTTTGCCGAGCATTTTCATCAGATTCGCGAACGCTTTGCTATTCAGGATGTCCCGGCAATGCATGCCGCCTCCCCGGAACTCCAGGCTAAGGTGGGAGAATTGCTCAAAGGCTACCTGATTCTCCAACAAAACCTTGCCGCAGACAATGAGCAGGTGGCACTGGAGTCGGCAGCAGCCCTCCCACCCTTAACAGCCGCCTTAACCACGGCTCTCCGCCAAACAGCAGCAAAGGAAGCAGGTGAGCTGGCAAATCGTCTGGAAGAAGGGATGCATGGAGTATCAGCAGCCGGGAATCTGGCAAAGCTTCGCACGGCCTTCTCTCCCTATAGTCAGGCTGTGGTTGAGACCGTGGAGAGCTATGGCAGCAACGACCACACCTCCTGGTTTGTCCACTTCTGCCCTATGGCCTTTGACAATACCGGCGCGACCTGGCTGGCCCCGTCAGAAGAGATCAATAATCCCTATTTCGGTGCCATGATGCTCCGTTGCGGGGAAGTGCGCAAGCAGCTGACTCAGGAGTAACTCATCTCTCTCCCACTTTTTCAAACCTCAGATTCCCGTTCCCATGAAAGGCGGTACGATAATGAACCGCAAAGTACATAACATTGTCACAGCACCGGGGAAAAAGAAAATCCTGGCTATTGAC contains:
- a CDS encoding bifunctional sulfate adenylyltransferase/adenylylsulfate kinase; translation: MKDNLSHSISYSESLIVHSCRAKELRSEAVHLVSRDLNRRQIRDLESLLNRAFYPLAGFMGRDDYQSVLQDMRLSDGSIWPIPICLDVQEEFAASLQPGQRIGLNDQEGFLLAILTISDIWKADKKAEAQAIYGTADPEQHPAVQALFSEVNDWYIGGSVEGVTLPIHYDFCDLRLTPAESNRRFIQYGWRKVVGFHTKEYLHCAHREMVMAAARDTGSSLFLHPVVGLDHPGNMEHYTHVHCYQEFVQHFPRNMIQLGIIPLAERNAGPREALWHALIRKNYGCSHFIVAADHGDPFADTNIDLFYPQGEAQQLVASLAADTGIEMVPERAMGYAEQRGKYVYLAETPDEEVKNITSKELKRRLEQGENIPEWFSFPNVVAELRRSFPPRSKQGFTVFLTGLSGSGKSTIAKVLMVRFMEMRDRPVTLLDGDIVRKNLSSELTFSEEHRNLNVTRIGFVASEITKNGGIALCAPIAPYEEPRQENRRLISRYGGYIEVHIATPLEVCEQRDRKGLYEKARAGLVKGVTGISDPYIPPSNPEIVIDTSKMTPAEAVQEIFLYLEEQGYIR
- a CDS encoding TolC family protein; the encoded protein is MNLNSFICTFSFLIAVAFVNILPEICSAQESDLKAKKPLASYLEQALANNDSLQAMRAKLRAISYKIPQAGVLPDPKLAVQYYLEPIETRTGPQQAALGITQGLPWFGKLALLRKLADHDQVIAGAELAATELDVARQVKETYIAYCFLGRSQQIFTDNLELLQYLEGIARDRYTGGKATYFDVLKVQTELAQTREKVRTLQDKTSYLRVQLNNLLGTDPELARPIPDTVPELALKKKEHVIYKLALEHSPLLTAAQERIAKTQTGTALTEKDFFPDFQVSLKTLFTGSAEYGNPPDSGSDPIIAGVSMNIPLFRERRHARVAEQKEALQSAQALQAEQKRGIHNRIEQALYTYQDAEHRVALYREELLPKVRQQLEVAVSGFQSGKNSILEIIDAEKSLLGFELAESRALTDKAIALAKLEAQTGIILADWRGNEE
- a CDS encoding YHS domain-containing protein, which codes for MRIMKSFNITGLCLFLLLCFAGSVFAAPQTKCPVMGGDINKEIYADYEGKRIYFCCPACIPAFEKDPEKYLAKLKEMDMEPADIPAEDEGNDAAPAEHDANHEGHAEHAQ
- a CDS encoding efflux RND transporter periplasmic adaptor subunit is translated as MQALLRYLIILICCGLFFISGPSFAEQTDQHKNPAEQHEQGPETVWTCSMHPQIQLPESGQCPLCFMDLIEVEKQSNEERLSLRQISLDHQARKLAEIDVQPVTRGNKESDATVQIFGRIDYDETRVSTITSWVDGRIDKLFVDYTGASVQRGQAVAEVYSPNLFTAQAELIQAAKEYERTRQSGNELVKKMSARTLEASREKLHLLGIGKKQIQSLEAQTQPTRDIPLTAPLAGIVIEKHVNEGMYVKTGNPVYTLADLAQVWVILEVYETDLHAVSMGQKVGFTVEAYPGTEFQGKVVYIDPLVDKKNRTVRVRLNAENKKGKLKPGMFVRAELVAPTEKQGQAPLLIPASAPLLTGKRALVYVQVPDEPGTYIGREIVLGSRRGGFYEIRSGLKEGELVVVRGNFKIDSAIQLQARPSMMNPYSGRSGDKQDNAFPELFTSRLDLLNQDFVAFSREIHKQDGGQYRSTLQGFKRTLSAITEDGLKEEERLSWQEFAMLLKNDLILLQEAEDAQEAQRIYVEFAEHFHQIRERFAIQDVPAMHAASPELQAKVGELLKGYLILQQNLAADNEQVALESAAALPPLTAALTTALRQTAAKEAGELANRLEEGMHGVSAAGNLAKLRTAFSPYSQAVVETVESYGSNDHTSWFVHFCPMAFDNTGATWLAPSEEINNPYFGAMMLRCGEVRKQLTQE